One genomic window of Channa argus isolate prfri chromosome 5, Channa argus male v1.0, whole genome shotgun sequence includes the following:
- the tacc1 gene encoding transforming acidic coiled-coil-containing protein 1 isoform X3 translates to MGGTISQTRSSRRASTRGHTDSLTSDSEGHFDTPEAATPVRTPLTIPGELENNNADAGKTDLDQDEHLIVTAPVEDQDILLTHRMGQDEPVVPMGGTLEIHVPTREAEQMKYHPEALGSMSAPDSSLMKMSPDVDKCTVPSSEPSQAPAPILVSDPVLDLTPASTPAPSPEPDSAQTSRLGVFSSLDPPEEKLIAQLESEYNDLPNQTEPTCKTKTSKPAPTSILVTDPILDLTPAPVFAPIPQPDSIYSSEPEAFSAPDPPEEKCFAEAEPDCNGLPNQTEPAQKINAKKSKPPSLNIDASLDESAQTNEEQDIAVPKAAYKFDLDQMDSSFNPFTSGGSKIQNSPPPCGPNSLSRLEPLGSSLPVCESSSAAPAETEMMKCSSEAKPVMLEFSLDEGTVSKPPLQKLGGRKTVRKTTVRKQKVKVSEASCKPAPEPIVSEIESQSVSEPISQSISELISDAVAETSLPVSDCFAPLNLDDVPIPKTGSYNFDPNQWDDPNFNPFGSNSKISSSPVLSKGSYSFDPEHCDDAEDPFKPSKSLSTEESSSSAGKPANKVKDGSKQKAVHPAGEKKVKQIPKKNKERTITTSEQVKFLCFLLNSCKLQKYDESQSLVLDVCNQEEDEVVVQTPEITQRVHHATDEEKLASTSIMGQTTDDHTDKLKAPGGKQPVNDVSVSDVPKTKTTDNLEKKDTCSLKDDISEISMKETKNLTSSEATDTAALTEDNIPLSEMDKAAVLTLIREEIITKEIEVNEWKRKYEESRAEVFEMRKIVAEYEKTVAQMIEDQQQEKTISCTKSVRQLTLERDQALADLNSVERSFADLFRRYENMKGVLEGFKKNEEVLKKCAQDYLMRIKQEEQRYQTLKVHAEEKLDKANEDIAQVRAKANAESVAFSASLRKEQMKVESLERAVLQKNQEIEELTKICDELIAKLGTE, encoded by the exons ATGGGCGGCACCATAAGTCAAACGAGGAGCAGCAGGCGAGCCAGCACAAGGGGTCATACCGACAGTTTAAC CTCTGACTCAGAGGGTCATTTTGACACTCCAGAAGCTGCAACTCCTGTCCGTACCCCTCTTACCATCCCAGGAGAGCTGGAGAACAACAACGCAGATGCAGGCAAAACAG ACTTGGATCAGGATGAGCACCTGATAGTGACTGCTCCTGTTGAGGACCAGGATATTTTGCTTACCCACAGAATGGGTCAGGATGAGCCTGTTGTCCCCATGGGTGGCACGCTGGAAATACATGTGCCGACACGGGAAGCAGAACAAATGAAGTATCACCCAGAAGCACTGGGCTCTATGTCTGCTCCTGATTCTTCCTTAATGAAGATGAGTCCTGATGTGGACAAATGCACAGTGCCATCCTCTGAGCCATCCCAAGCTCCAGCCCCCATCCTAGTCTCAGATCCTGTCCTGGATCTGACTCCTGCTTCAACTCCTGCTCCATCCCCAGAACCAGACTCAGCTCAGACCAGTAGACTTGGAGTCTTCTCATCTCTTGATCCTCCAGAGGAGAAACTTATTGCTCAGCTAGAATCAGAGTACAATGACCTTCCTAACCAGACAGAGCCTACTTGCAAGACTAAAACCAGCAAACCAGCTCCAACCTCCATCCTAGTTACAGATCCCATCCTGGATCTGACTCCAGCTCCAGTTTTTGCACCAATACCACAACCAGACTCAATTTATAGCAGTGAACCTGAAGCCTTCTCAGCTCCTGATCCTCCTGAAgagaaatgttttgctgaagCAGAGCCAGACTGCAATGGCCTTCCCAACCAGACAGAACCTGCTCAAAAGATTAATGCTAAGAAATCTAAGCCCCCATCTCTAAATATAGATGCCTCACTGGATGAGTCTGCTCAAACAAATGAGGAACAAGACATTGCTGTTCCTAAGGCCGCATACAAATTTGACCTGGACCAAATGGACAGCAGCTTCAACCCTTTCACCAGTGGAGGATCAAAAATTCAGAATTCCCCCCCACCATGTGGCCCCAACTCTCTCTCAAGACTTGAGCCACTTGGCAGCTCATTGCCTGTGTGTGAGTCCAGCTCAGCAGCTCCAGCTGAAACAGAGATGATGAAGTGCTCATCAGAGGCAAAACCTGTGATGTTAGAGTTTAGTCTGGATGAGGGGACGGTCAGCAAGCCACCTCTGCAGAAATTAGGTGGTAGGAAAACAGTCAGAAAAACCACGGTTAGGAAGCAGAAGGTCAAAGTATCAGAGGCTTCATGCAAACCTGCACCAGAACCCATAGTGTCAGAAATAGAGTCTCAATCAGTGTCAGAACCAATTTCCCAATCAATATCAGAACTTATTTCAGATGCAGTGGCAGAGACTAGTTTGCCAGTTTCAGACTGTTTTGCTCCCTTAAACCTTGACGATGTTCCTATTCCTAAGACAGGATCATATAACTTTGATCCCAATCAGTGGGATGATCCAAATTTCAATCCTTTTGGTAGCAATAGCAAAATAAGCAGCTCTCCAGTGCTCTCTAAGGGTTCTTACagctttgacccagaacattgTGATGACGCTGAGGATCCTTTTAAACCCTCCAAAAGCCTGAGCACTGAAGAATCCTCCAGTAGTGCTGGTAAGCCagcaaacaaagtaaaagatgGAAGCAAACAGAAAGCAGTGCACCCAGCAGGGGAGAAGAAAGTGAAGCAAATTcccaagaaaaacaaagagaggacaATCAC GACATCTGAACAAGTCaagtttctctgttttctgtt GAATTCCTGTAAATTACAGAAATATGATGAAAGCCAGTCCTTGGTGCTTGATGTGTGTAACCAg gaggaggatgaggtggtGGTTCAGACTCCAGAGATCACTCAGCGAGTTCATCACGCCACAGATGAAGAGAAGTTGGCTTCTACCAGCATCATGGGTCAGACAACAGATGACCACACAGACAAACTTAAAGCACCAGGGGGAAAACAGCCTGTTAATGATGTATCTGTTTCGGATG TTCCCAAGACCAAGACGACAGATAACCTGGAAAAGAAGGACACCTGCAGTCTGAAAGATGATATA AGTGAGATATCaatgaaggaaacaaaaaacttgACCAGCAGCGAGGCCACAGACACAGCAGCCCTGACAGAGGACAACATACCTCTGAGTGAGATGGACAAGGCTGCAGTGCTCACTCTGATCCGAGAAGAG ATCATCACCAAAGAGATTGAGGTCAATGAGTGGAAGAGAAAGTATgaggagagcagagcagaggttTTTGAGATGAG GAAAATTGTTGCAGAATATGAGAAGACAGTTGCACAGATGATCG AGGATCAGCAGCAGGAGAAGACTATATCTTGTACTAAGTCTGTCAGACAGTTGACCTTAGAAAGGGACCAGGCCCTGGCTGACCTCAACTCAGTGGAGCGCTCCTTCGCTGACCTCTTCAGGAGGTACGAGAACATGAAGGGGGTCCTAGAGGGTTTCAAGAAG AATGAAGAGGTGCTTAAGAAGTGTGCACAGGATTATCTGATGCGGATTAAACAGGAGGAACAACGCTATCAAACCCTAAAAGTGCACGCTGAGGAGAAACTGGACAA GGCTAATGAAGACATAGCGCAGGTACGTGCCAAGGCCAATGCTGAGAGCGTCGCATTCAGCGCCAGCCTTAGAAAGGAGCAGATGAAGGTGGAATCACTTGAAAGAGCTGTTCTTCAAAAG AATCAAGAGATTGAGGAGCTCACCAAGATATGTGATGAACTAATTGCCAAACTGGGAACAGAGTAA
- the tacc1 gene encoding transforming acidic coiled-coil-containing protein 1 isoform X2, giving the protein MSWLSPVSWAKWTWTAVRGGEGEGNDEEGQEASEEGKQRGERGEEEVEEESSQGCSSDSEGHFDTPEAATPVRTPLTIPGELENNNADAGKTDLDQDEHLIVTAPVEDQDILLTHRMGQDEPVVPMGGTLEIHVPTREAEQMKYHPEALGSMSAPDSSLMKMSPDVDKCTVPSSEPSQAPAPILVSDPVLDLTPASTPAPSPEPDSAQTSRLGVFSSLDPPEEKLIAQLESEYNDLPNQTEPTCKTKTSKPAPTSILVTDPILDLTPAPVFAPIPQPDSIYSSEPEAFSAPDPPEEKCFAEAEPDCNGLPNQTEPAQKINAKKSKPPSLNIDASLDESAQTNEEQDIAVPKAAYKFDLDQMDSSFNPFTSGGSKIQNSPPPCGPNSLSRLEPLGSSLPVCESSSAAPAETEMMKCSSEAKPVMLEFSLDEGTVSKPPLQKLGGRKTVRKTTVRKQKVKVSEASCKPAPEPIVSEIESQSVSEPISQSISELISDAVAETSLPVSDCFAPLNLDDVPIPKTGSYNFDPNQWDDPNFNPFGSNSKISSSPVLSKGSYSFDPEHCDDAEDPFKPSKSLSTEESSSSAGKPANKVKDGSKQKAVHPAGEKKVKQIPKKNKERTITNSCKLQKYDESQSLVLDVCNQEEDEVVVQTPEITQRVHHATDEEKLASTSIMGQTTDDHTDKLKAPGGKQPVNDVSVSDVPKTKTTDNLEKKDTCSLKDDISEISMKETKNLTSSEATDTAALTEDNIPLSEMDKAAVLTLIREEIITKEIEVNEWKRKYEESRAEVFEMRKIVAEYEKTVAQMIEDQQQEKTISCTKSVRQLTLERDQALADLNSVERSFADLFRRYENMKGVLEGFKKNEEVLKKCAQDYLMRIKQEEQRYQTLKVHAEEKLDKANEDIAQVRAKANAESVAFSASLRKEQMKVESLERAVLQKNQEIEELTKICDELIAKLGTE; this is encoded by the exons ATGTCTTGGCTCTCACCTGTGTCCTGGGCCAAATGGACGTGGACGGCGGTgcgagggggagagggagagggaaatGATGAAGAGGGGCAGGAGGCCAGTGAGGAGGGGAAGCAAcgtggagagagaggagaggaagaggtggaggaggagagctCTCAAGGCTGCAG CTCTGACTCAGAGGGTCATTTTGACACTCCAGAAGCTGCAACTCCTGTCCGTACCCCTCTTACCATCCCAGGAGAGCTGGAGAACAACAACGCAGATGCAGGCAAAACAG ACTTGGATCAGGATGAGCACCTGATAGTGACTGCTCCTGTTGAGGACCAGGATATTTTGCTTACCCACAGAATGGGTCAGGATGAGCCTGTTGTCCCCATGGGTGGCACGCTGGAAATACATGTGCCGACACGGGAAGCAGAACAAATGAAGTATCACCCAGAAGCACTGGGCTCTATGTCTGCTCCTGATTCTTCCTTAATGAAGATGAGTCCTGATGTGGACAAATGCACAGTGCCATCCTCTGAGCCATCCCAAGCTCCAGCCCCCATCCTAGTCTCAGATCCTGTCCTGGATCTGACTCCTGCTTCAACTCCTGCTCCATCCCCAGAACCAGACTCAGCTCAGACCAGTAGACTTGGAGTCTTCTCATCTCTTGATCCTCCAGAGGAGAAACTTATTGCTCAGCTAGAATCAGAGTACAATGACCTTCCTAACCAGACAGAGCCTACTTGCAAGACTAAAACCAGCAAACCAGCTCCAACCTCCATCCTAGTTACAGATCCCATCCTGGATCTGACTCCAGCTCCAGTTTTTGCACCAATACCACAACCAGACTCAATTTATAGCAGTGAACCTGAAGCCTTCTCAGCTCCTGATCCTCCTGAAgagaaatgttttgctgaagCAGAGCCAGACTGCAATGGCCTTCCCAACCAGACAGAACCTGCTCAAAAGATTAATGCTAAGAAATCTAAGCCCCCATCTCTAAATATAGATGCCTCACTGGATGAGTCTGCTCAAACAAATGAGGAACAAGACATTGCTGTTCCTAAGGCCGCATACAAATTTGACCTGGACCAAATGGACAGCAGCTTCAACCCTTTCACCAGTGGAGGATCAAAAATTCAGAATTCCCCCCCACCATGTGGCCCCAACTCTCTCTCAAGACTTGAGCCACTTGGCAGCTCATTGCCTGTGTGTGAGTCCAGCTCAGCAGCTCCAGCTGAAACAGAGATGATGAAGTGCTCATCAGAGGCAAAACCTGTGATGTTAGAGTTTAGTCTGGATGAGGGGACGGTCAGCAAGCCACCTCTGCAGAAATTAGGTGGTAGGAAAACAGTCAGAAAAACCACGGTTAGGAAGCAGAAGGTCAAAGTATCAGAGGCTTCATGCAAACCTGCACCAGAACCCATAGTGTCAGAAATAGAGTCTCAATCAGTGTCAGAACCAATTTCCCAATCAATATCAGAACTTATTTCAGATGCAGTGGCAGAGACTAGTTTGCCAGTTTCAGACTGTTTTGCTCCCTTAAACCTTGACGATGTTCCTATTCCTAAGACAGGATCATATAACTTTGATCCCAATCAGTGGGATGATCCAAATTTCAATCCTTTTGGTAGCAATAGCAAAATAAGCAGCTCTCCAGTGCTCTCTAAGGGTTCTTACagctttgacccagaacattgTGATGACGCTGAGGATCCTTTTAAACCCTCCAAAAGCCTGAGCACTGAAGAATCCTCCAGTAGTGCTGGTAAGCCagcaaacaaagtaaaagatgGAAGCAAACAGAAAGCAGTGCACCCAGCAGGGGAGAAGAAAGTGAAGCAAATTcccaagaaaaacaaagagaggacaATCAC GAATTCCTGTAAATTACAGAAATATGATGAAAGCCAGTCCTTGGTGCTTGATGTGTGTAACCAg gaggaggatgaggtggtGGTTCAGACTCCAGAGATCACTCAGCGAGTTCATCACGCCACAGATGAAGAGAAGTTGGCTTCTACCAGCATCATGGGTCAGACAACAGATGACCACACAGACAAACTTAAAGCACCAGGGGGAAAACAGCCTGTTAATGATGTATCTGTTTCGGATG TTCCCAAGACCAAGACGACAGATAACCTGGAAAAGAAGGACACCTGCAGTCTGAAAGATGATATA AGTGAGATATCaatgaaggaaacaaaaaacttgACCAGCAGCGAGGCCACAGACACAGCAGCCCTGACAGAGGACAACATACCTCTGAGTGAGATGGACAAGGCTGCAGTGCTCACTCTGATCCGAGAAGAG ATCATCACCAAAGAGATTGAGGTCAATGAGTGGAAGAGAAAGTATgaggagagcagagcagaggttTTTGAGATGAG GAAAATTGTTGCAGAATATGAGAAGACAGTTGCACAGATGATCG AGGATCAGCAGCAGGAGAAGACTATATCTTGTACTAAGTCTGTCAGACAGTTGACCTTAGAAAGGGACCAGGCCCTGGCTGACCTCAACTCAGTGGAGCGCTCCTTCGCTGACCTCTTCAGGAGGTACGAGAACATGAAGGGGGTCCTAGAGGGTTTCAAGAAG AATGAAGAGGTGCTTAAGAAGTGTGCACAGGATTATCTGATGCGGATTAAACAGGAGGAACAACGCTATCAAACCCTAAAAGTGCACGCTGAGGAGAAACTGGACAA GGCTAATGAAGACATAGCGCAGGTACGTGCCAAGGCCAATGCTGAGAGCGTCGCATTCAGCGCCAGCCTTAGAAAGGAGCAGATGAAGGTGGAATCACTTGAAAGAGCTGTTCTTCAAAAG AATCAAGAGATTGAGGAGCTCACCAAGATATGTGATGAACTAATTGCCAAACTGGGAACAGAGTAA
- the tacc1 gene encoding transforming acidic coiled-coil-containing protein 1 isoform X1, producing the protein MSWLSPVSWAKWTWTAVRGGEGEGNDEEGQEASEEGKQRGERGEEEVEEESSQGCSSDSEGHFDTPEAATPVRTPLTIPGELENNNADAGKTDLDQDEHLIVTAPVEDQDILLTHRMGQDEPVVPMGGTLEIHVPTREAEQMKYHPEALGSMSAPDSSLMKMSPDVDKCTVPSSEPSQAPAPILVSDPVLDLTPASTPAPSPEPDSAQTSRLGVFSSLDPPEEKLIAQLESEYNDLPNQTEPTCKTKTSKPAPTSILVTDPILDLTPAPVFAPIPQPDSIYSSEPEAFSAPDPPEEKCFAEAEPDCNGLPNQTEPAQKINAKKSKPPSLNIDASLDESAQTNEEQDIAVPKAAYKFDLDQMDSSFNPFTSGGSKIQNSPPPCGPNSLSRLEPLGSSLPVCESSSAAPAETEMMKCSSEAKPVMLEFSLDEGTVSKPPLQKLGGRKTVRKTTVRKQKVKVSEASCKPAPEPIVSEIESQSVSEPISQSISELISDAVAETSLPVSDCFAPLNLDDVPIPKTGSYNFDPNQWDDPNFNPFGSNSKISSSPVLSKGSYSFDPEHCDDAEDPFKPSKSLSTEESSSSAGKPANKVKDGSKQKAVHPAGEKKVKQIPKKNKERTITTSEQVKFLCFLLNSCKLQKYDESQSLVLDVCNQEEDEVVVQTPEITQRVHHATDEEKLASTSIMGQTTDDHTDKLKAPGGKQPVNDVSVSDVPKTKTTDNLEKKDTCSLKDDISEISMKETKNLTSSEATDTAALTEDNIPLSEMDKAAVLTLIREEIITKEIEVNEWKRKYEESRAEVFEMRKIVAEYEKTVAQMIEDQQQEKTISCTKSVRQLTLERDQALADLNSVERSFADLFRRYENMKGVLEGFKKNEEVLKKCAQDYLMRIKQEEQRYQTLKVHAEEKLDKANEDIAQVRAKANAESVAFSASLRKEQMKVESLERAVLQKNQEIEELTKICDELIAKLGTE; encoded by the exons ATGTCTTGGCTCTCACCTGTGTCCTGGGCCAAATGGACGTGGACGGCGGTgcgagggggagagggagagggaaatGATGAAGAGGGGCAGGAGGCCAGTGAGGAGGGGAAGCAAcgtggagagagaggagaggaagaggtggaggaggagagctCTCAAGGCTGCAG CTCTGACTCAGAGGGTCATTTTGACACTCCAGAAGCTGCAACTCCTGTCCGTACCCCTCTTACCATCCCAGGAGAGCTGGAGAACAACAACGCAGATGCAGGCAAAACAG ACTTGGATCAGGATGAGCACCTGATAGTGACTGCTCCTGTTGAGGACCAGGATATTTTGCTTACCCACAGAATGGGTCAGGATGAGCCTGTTGTCCCCATGGGTGGCACGCTGGAAATACATGTGCCGACACGGGAAGCAGAACAAATGAAGTATCACCCAGAAGCACTGGGCTCTATGTCTGCTCCTGATTCTTCCTTAATGAAGATGAGTCCTGATGTGGACAAATGCACAGTGCCATCCTCTGAGCCATCCCAAGCTCCAGCCCCCATCCTAGTCTCAGATCCTGTCCTGGATCTGACTCCTGCTTCAACTCCTGCTCCATCCCCAGAACCAGACTCAGCTCAGACCAGTAGACTTGGAGTCTTCTCATCTCTTGATCCTCCAGAGGAGAAACTTATTGCTCAGCTAGAATCAGAGTACAATGACCTTCCTAACCAGACAGAGCCTACTTGCAAGACTAAAACCAGCAAACCAGCTCCAACCTCCATCCTAGTTACAGATCCCATCCTGGATCTGACTCCAGCTCCAGTTTTTGCACCAATACCACAACCAGACTCAATTTATAGCAGTGAACCTGAAGCCTTCTCAGCTCCTGATCCTCCTGAAgagaaatgttttgctgaagCAGAGCCAGACTGCAATGGCCTTCCCAACCAGACAGAACCTGCTCAAAAGATTAATGCTAAGAAATCTAAGCCCCCATCTCTAAATATAGATGCCTCACTGGATGAGTCTGCTCAAACAAATGAGGAACAAGACATTGCTGTTCCTAAGGCCGCATACAAATTTGACCTGGACCAAATGGACAGCAGCTTCAACCCTTTCACCAGTGGAGGATCAAAAATTCAGAATTCCCCCCCACCATGTGGCCCCAACTCTCTCTCAAGACTTGAGCCACTTGGCAGCTCATTGCCTGTGTGTGAGTCCAGCTCAGCAGCTCCAGCTGAAACAGAGATGATGAAGTGCTCATCAGAGGCAAAACCTGTGATGTTAGAGTTTAGTCTGGATGAGGGGACGGTCAGCAAGCCACCTCTGCAGAAATTAGGTGGTAGGAAAACAGTCAGAAAAACCACGGTTAGGAAGCAGAAGGTCAAAGTATCAGAGGCTTCATGCAAACCTGCACCAGAACCCATAGTGTCAGAAATAGAGTCTCAATCAGTGTCAGAACCAATTTCCCAATCAATATCAGAACTTATTTCAGATGCAGTGGCAGAGACTAGTTTGCCAGTTTCAGACTGTTTTGCTCCCTTAAACCTTGACGATGTTCCTATTCCTAAGACAGGATCATATAACTTTGATCCCAATCAGTGGGATGATCCAAATTTCAATCCTTTTGGTAGCAATAGCAAAATAAGCAGCTCTCCAGTGCTCTCTAAGGGTTCTTACagctttgacccagaacattgTGATGACGCTGAGGATCCTTTTAAACCCTCCAAAAGCCTGAGCACTGAAGAATCCTCCAGTAGTGCTGGTAAGCCagcaaacaaagtaaaagatgGAAGCAAACAGAAAGCAGTGCACCCAGCAGGGGAGAAGAAAGTGAAGCAAATTcccaagaaaaacaaagagaggacaATCAC GACATCTGAACAAGTCaagtttctctgttttctgtt GAATTCCTGTAAATTACAGAAATATGATGAAAGCCAGTCCTTGGTGCTTGATGTGTGTAACCAg gaggaggatgaggtggtGGTTCAGACTCCAGAGATCACTCAGCGAGTTCATCACGCCACAGATGAAGAGAAGTTGGCTTCTACCAGCATCATGGGTCAGACAACAGATGACCACACAGACAAACTTAAAGCACCAGGGGGAAAACAGCCTGTTAATGATGTATCTGTTTCGGATG TTCCCAAGACCAAGACGACAGATAACCTGGAAAAGAAGGACACCTGCAGTCTGAAAGATGATATA AGTGAGATATCaatgaaggaaacaaaaaacttgACCAGCAGCGAGGCCACAGACACAGCAGCCCTGACAGAGGACAACATACCTCTGAGTGAGATGGACAAGGCTGCAGTGCTCACTCTGATCCGAGAAGAG ATCATCACCAAAGAGATTGAGGTCAATGAGTGGAAGAGAAAGTATgaggagagcagagcagaggttTTTGAGATGAG GAAAATTGTTGCAGAATATGAGAAGACAGTTGCACAGATGATCG AGGATCAGCAGCAGGAGAAGACTATATCTTGTACTAAGTCTGTCAGACAGTTGACCTTAGAAAGGGACCAGGCCCTGGCTGACCTCAACTCAGTGGAGCGCTCCTTCGCTGACCTCTTCAGGAGGTACGAGAACATGAAGGGGGTCCTAGAGGGTTTCAAGAAG AATGAAGAGGTGCTTAAGAAGTGTGCACAGGATTATCTGATGCGGATTAAACAGGAGGAACAACGCTATCAAACCCTAAAAGTGCACGCTGAGGAGAAACTGGACAA GGCTAATGAAGACATAGCGCAGGTACGTGCCAAGGCCAATGCTGAGAGCGTCGCATTCAGCGCCAGCCTTAGAAAGGAGCAGATGAAGGTGGAATCACTTGAAAGAGCTGTTCTTCAAAAG AATCAAGAGATTGAGGAGCTCACCAAGATATGTGATGAACTAATTGCCAAACTGGGAACAGAGTAA